acgacgagctgcgCCTGCGCGCGCTTGCTCCGCGCCggggacgacgacaacgacgacgacgacgacgaggagtagTAGTAGTCGTACCACGGTGAACCCCTGCGCATGTCGGAccggtgagccgccgccgccgccgatcgaacactctccttcttcttcctccccccaaccagctgctgctgctgcagctgcttaGCAATATCAATCAGTACAGATTAATGAATAATCTAGCTAAATCTTACTTCTAGTAGCTGTGTGGTGACTGTGACAGTGTGAGCTAGTAGCTAGagggcaaggaggaggaggaagcgaaGGTGCAAAGCCATGGAGGTGTTTCAGTGAAGGTGTCGGGGTTGATTATATAGCTAGGCGAGAGGGGaggtatactccctccattgcTCGTAAAGTAAgttgtttaggacaatgtttaagagGGTGTTTGGaaactagggactaaatttagtctctctcacaaaagtataagtccCTATGATAgagacttatgtttttgtgatCCAACCAAATACCAcctaagtcaaaccttgggaatataaatcatgaatgattctcaagttgttaagtttgaaaacgtaaaaaatatataaatagatttgtcttgaaaaatacttttataaaaatatacatatatatcactttcttaataaatatttttatagaaataaaaaggtaaaattgtgttttgaaaaatgtgtcgctgtccaaaacaactttctttacaattagggagggagtactaaggTTAGGTGTGTGTGGAAGAAGAGGGGGGATTAATTTCTTTTGCTTAATGACTAAGGTCATAGTGGAGACGAGGGCGGCGATCGATGATCAGCTCGCGCGACGGAAAAGCGAACCGAAGCAAACGTGGACTGAACAATGTATGCGTGCATGCAGCCACCCGACCCTCCTGCTGCGGTGTGTGCTGCAGCAGCGGTGCAGGTGTGGAAAGTGGAGGACCACACTTTTTGGTCCATCACATTACACGTGTCTAAGTAGGGAGATATACCAAATCGAAACTAAATTGCCGCCTATGAAAATAAAAACCGTGAGACGAGATAGTTGTCCATCTACGAAAATAAGCATCTTTAAaaacctctctcccctcttccctcgCAGCCAAAATTTTCTAAGTCCCCTCCcacctcttctctcctctcccctcccctcccacctctcctcccctctcccctcccaccggtggcggtggtggcgcaccctggcgcggtggccggagggaggggggagggcagtggcggtggcggctgctgctcctggctatggctcccctccctccctcccagatctggcccaaggaggaagaagggagggcggtggccagcggcgctctcctccctcccttctagATCCAGCCGGAGGAGGGgaaccggccggcggcggcggtagcagtGGAGGCGGCATgagggcgaaggtggcggccACCGGAggcacggcggcgcacggcgactGGGAGGAGAGTCGGCGGCACCGCTCCCCTTCCTccgtccctccctcccaaatccGGCCAGATGAGGGGAGCCAGCCATCGGCGACGGAGGTAAcgctccctccttcctcctcccatatCCGactgggggagggggaggagagttGGTGGCCGAAGGGAGGGGCCGACGGGGGAGGGCGGGGGTGGTGGATGTGGTGGTGACGGAGGAGGAGCCAACGGCGGCCGCCCCTCGGGCAGCGCCGGCGAATGGAGGAGGAGCCGTCTCCCGAATGGGGAGGGGCCGAAGGGGGAGGCCACCAGtggcatttttttattttcgctaaaaatatttttacaagcGGGTGGATCTACCGCCTACGAAAATGATTTTTGTAGGTGCCGTTGGGCGTTCACAAGCCTTTACGTACATGCGCTCCTTTCCCCCGCCTGGAAAAACTACTTTTGCCCGcctagaaaaatgttttttctagtaatgAATGGTTTTCTGACATATtttctccgtaaaaaaaaacccaaatctGAAGAGAGGAGGTTATATTCCATTCCCACCTAGGTTAGCTTTTATAGAACAAAGAGAAGTAAGAGCTAACCACGATAGGTTAGTGgcagatctgaaaaaaaatagcagtgGGGTCTGAGCAAACTAGATAGAGTTACAATCCCCCTCCCATCTATATATGGTAAACAATTTTAGTAGGGTCTTCGTGGGGGCTTTCATAGTCATCACGCCAGTAGTGGGGGCTCAGAGAGCCCGCCGCTCTCATGCTGGATCCGTCCCTACGACAGGTAGTATAGCGAGGATAAAGGAACAGGCAAGAACTTAAACGGCGGCAAAAGCCAAGTGTCTAACAGAGATGTTACCTTAGGCTGCTAGCTAGTTCCTTGTACAATCTAACTATTTTCTTAGTTTTTatctcttttatatatatatatatatatatatatatatgaataatgCCCTTTTCTTCCTATATTCTTTTAAATTGACACTTCTATATCTTctcgtttaaaaaaaagttacacaTGCCTGGTGATCGGCGGgtagctactactagtactgtaTCGCATTAATCAAACAGGTGTAGAATAGCATCAAGACAAGTTCCCAAGTTTGGTACCAGTGATGGACGGTGCAAAAACCCTGAGCTGTAAGCGAGCACACAAGGATTGGTTCACCTTTTCGGTTGAGCAACAGATACGGACTTCTGATGGTAATATGACGGTTTTCGccattttaatcaaattttgataagattttGGTCAAGTTTTCACAATATTTGAATTATCAGAAACCATTCAAATTTCACTCGAAAATCTGCTCTCATCCCGTGTCAAAACACCTATACATTTCGTGGTTTCTGGTTGGTTTTCGTTCAAaacgtgaaacttacatataaaaCCACTTTGTGTTAACGATATCATCGGACCGAACTATCGAGAATCAAAATTCAGACATATGAGGAAGAGAAGACTTCTGCATGCATGACATGTGTATAATCGACATGATTTGCACtttggaaagaagaaaaaaaaagtgtgattTATTATTTGAACAATTTGCAACACGGACTGATAAGATAACTTAAAATCTGTGAGGAGATAGCGCAATTAAGATATATACCACTGAGTGCTGCACTCTCTTGATCGCCGTAGACGGGTCAAAAGTTGGTTAGCCAGTGATATAGCAGTAGTAGTTGCATTTCTTGAACAAAATTGCACTCttgatttcttaaaaaaaaaagaaagcactCTCGAGAAAATATACTACTATCTCCTTTTACAACTATAACAATATTTAAATACTTCATCCGCTTCACAACGTAAAACTTTATAGCATTACCcaaatttatatagatgttaatagatctagacacacatacaaaacatacatatatattttgatcaatGGATGAATCTATGTAAATCCAAAAAGTGTTACAATGGGTGTGTGTTCCGCTGCAGGCAAGGGCTGCAGCGCTAGCTACTGTAGCCTATACGAACAGTgaatcaagcaaaaaaaaaaaaatccagcggCTGGCTGGAGCAGTTGCAGTACCTGCCTACCGAACAGGcccaatatgaaacggagggagtacaaatttaGACATACTCGTTAagatttataactaaaatttgttataATTCTGGGACAAAAGAAATACTACATtaattttctcttatataattaaaaagtaaaaaaaaatgttcctgTGCTTCAATAGTTGAGCAACCACTGTTGACCACTAACCGCCAATTATCAATTCCAGCGGTTCCTGAACAACGGTCGCCGCCGCTACCGTGATCAGAGCCGGAGACACACAGCGGCGGAGTTATAGCTCCCGGGCATGTCGGGCAGCCTAAAACGATATGCCTCTCTCCCTTATCGTTAACCGTTTACACGTATAAAAATCAGTCGGTCATCGGAAAACGTTACTATTTACCTCcgcttctaatatattgatgtgcgATCTTTTTATTCGTTGCGGCAGTACTGGCTCCGCCACTACGGACAGATACAAGTGCAGAGTTTTCTTGCGCTGGAAGACTAGCAAAGCTAGCCCGATTGGTCGGCCCCCACCACGTAGGTATATGGGCGTGGTGTATATTGGTAGTTTAGTCGcgtggtggccggcgacggcgacaggaaCCGGCGAGGAGGACATGGTCGGCGCGCAAAAGGCACTCTCCCGGccccttttttctctctctcgatcagTTCCGTGCTCTGCTCCACGAGTGATCGCCCGCCGAGTGAGTAGGACTGAAAACAACAAGCGTTTTtgtcgcctcccgccgccgccgccgccgccgccgccgccgtctcaaGTCTTCCACTATATACCTACAGTGAAGTCACCACGCGTCCGTCTTGATCGGCGCATGCAGAaacaggagatgcatatgcctTTTGATCGATCGATTCTGGCatggaaaagagaagagaaacgtAGCCACCCAGAGCTTAATTTCGGACCAGCTTTGCAAAATGGTTCGGAAATGGGCCAGGAGATCATATGCTTGACCTGCAGTCTCAATTCCTGGGAGACAAATCTAATTTCTGAGAGTATCTAAAAAACTGTCACAAATAAATTTTTTGggtcaaaaacattcaaatatAACTATAGCATAACTGAAGTGTAATTGCACTGTAACTGCactataacttttatatataacttaTTAAAACTTGCATTCAACAATGGTTTGGTTAGATAACACTAGGATCTTATGCATGACATGCATAAAAATTTCTTTCtagcatttttttctcttcatgctCAAATCTCGAGGCGATCCGATGGTcacaaatataaaagttttgggGGCAAAAagtgttaggaaacgataggcaaacaaacgataaaaaacaatagatcaatcacagaagacacgagattttaacgtggaaaaccctcccaaagtaggagagaaaaaaccacaggcgtcagccagcaaaatatcttcactatatctagGGTGGGGTTACAACGCCGCACAAcagcttacaagaggtatatatatggtggaacctaaaagggatgacgatccGGCCCAAGCCTCCCGGCGACAggcctccgctccactacggcagaagctggcctttattaagtgcaaatgaatttggatcacaactcaacaaaaagAACTTGTAAATCCGCTAATTTAATCGTTAGATTCAAGTgtcaattgttttactgctgGTATCTTTGGTGTATAATTGTTGACGACTAAATTGGTAGATCATGTACCAAATTAGAAGTTAAGATTGATCTTCGGGATCGATTGACGTGCTGCACAAGTATTGCCGCAATTGGGATGAGCCCACAGAGGGgcagttgtatctattaattaggagcCACATTGATCGGCTTTATTCTTCATTACCGATCTAATGCCAATACATCAGCTTAATGATtaacgatatgtcatcggcccttagccgatcggctatcgtttacgGATTTAATCTTATTTTCTTGTTTtcctttcttgttgattgcaggatcaaatcaactggcatgcatTTAAGCTCGAAAGCAAGATTTAGGATCTGcattggagttaagcagatctcccaagtcagtatgtgttttttttcatcaacacgcttttaataatgtactttttccatatttttaatagattttACATAATATCTGAccatttattatattataaaaaaaatataaatatcatttattttctttcGGCATGTTTCATTATTAAAGAAAATTTAAGTATAATCGACTTGTATTTTATCATATTTACACTAACCTTTTGAAAATCTACGAATGGTCGGCACTGATACACGTATtaattttttcttactaaatttttactaataaccatctcaaccgtttgatttaggtagatggaagttataaaaaatatctaaataCACTTATAGCATGACATATCAATGTTagtaatattttaataataaaaagttAGTACGTATAGCATTTTACTTTAAAATTCAACGCCgctatctattaaaaaaacagagatagtaTATAGAAATAACAAAACAGACATATAGTTATATAAGCTGTTCAATTAATTTGGTTCACTCGGCCGTATGCAAAACAATGTCTACACTGGCATGCATCAAAGTATTCCACAAGGACAAGTTAGGACCATGGACTTTATAATTTTTCCCTTTTGCTAAATGGAGGTTATTTCCCCCAAATTATTACTCTAAACATTTAATTTGGAGACTGGAATTTGTAGACAAACTGCTTTAAGATTAAAGCATACTCCATGGAGCAAAACTAGAGTAGAAACTTCCatcacaaaaaaagaaagaaagaaagaaaagaaagaggggcAGTCACCTGACAGGCTGACACCAGGCAACATCTGCAAAGTTAATTATCGTCAATTGACGTGCAGTCAACACTCTTGCACTACGAGGAGATACCAATGCTCAAGTACCCCTATCTTGCTCTCTTACATTTGCCGTGCTCCAAAATTACCAGTCATATGTTAGCCAATCAAAAGATCACATACATACTCTGAAGAAAAGGTTTGGAAAGCATTTGAAGCCATGAACAGTTGAACACATACTTTTTTATGACACCAGACAATGTCAGCAGAAAAGAGACATGAGATTggcagaaaattcggaattccttaataatagaaaaaagaacagGATTAATATTTGGAGACAAACAAGTTCCTCCAAACATTCTTTTGAGAAAGAATTATGAGCGTGGTTTCAACACGTACCCTTACCACTACACTATCAATTACATCTTCAAATTCCAAAATAGATTACTAGTTTACTACTGATTGGCCCACGAAAACAGAAATAAATTGTATTAGGAGTTCAGGACACCATGTCGCAATGTatgtattttctagaaaaaggctacagtaatccacatatgctaatgatggaataattatgcttaataaattcgtctcacggttttccatacgagttataaaattagtttttttattcgtgttcAAAATCCCCCGAATCcggtcaaatatccgatgtgacattcaaaaattttcttttcgcgaactaaacaaacGCAAAGTTTGCAAAGTATGCTACTTACAAAACGCTACGAGTTCTATTGTGCCAATGCTGCTTATGATTCTATAGCTGAAATTAATCACTCTCCCATTGAAAGACGTACATAGGGTACCAAGGCCTATTACTGGAAGCAGAACGTGAAAGAGGTCACCATGGCGCAGGgcgtgtcgccggcggcgtagtagggatcggcggcggcgcaccgttCGAACCGCCGCTCGAACGACCTCCACCACGAGGTGCTCTTCGCGGCGCCGCGGTCGAGCAGGAACGCGATCCAGAGCTCCCGGTtggcctccgcctccgacgcCGCGTGCCTGCCGGCGCCGCGGTCGAGGTAGAACCGCTGCCACGCGTCCGGCCGGCCCTTCTCCCTCCACCCCTTGttccgcggccgcggcgtcggcatcgccatggccgcctcccgCCCGAGGAAGAACCGGGTACGGCATCCACCCCCTCGGcctctcctccggcggcggcacggacgGGCGCCGGGACGGGTGCAGTCTCCCCCCGCCATAGACGATGGCGGAGAgactctcgccgccgccgtcgacgtcgtcatCAGACTCCAccatgtcgtcgccgccgttgggaTCCCCCGAGTCGTAGAGGAGAACCTGCAGGGTGTGGAATTGAAGCAGATGAGCAAATCAAAGGCCaaaatcaatcgatcgatcgagttttGATCGGCGGACGGCGTACGTGGGGAGGGAACTGGTCGCCGTAGAGCTCCTCGAACACCTCGAGGAAGGCGTAGATGGGGTCCGGTGGCTGCTCGTCGGGGTCGGGGAGGCGGACGCCGCCGGGCATAAGATCCTCcatcgggtggacggggtggaacGTCTGCCACGACGCCCATTGGCGGCGGTGGTTGGCCATCTCCGGTGCCCTCGACGGTGGCGAAGTCGAAgtccaggcgaggcgaggcaagGCGACACGACGCGGCTCGGATCGATCACCGACAGGTTTTAGCTGCCAAAAGTCGGTTTGGAAAAGGCCCAGTGATGGGCCACACGCCCACGGCCCACGCTAGGATAATATTGtgaaaaattggaaaaagtacaccgaaggtccctcaacttgtcatcgagttacaaaatcgtccctcaaccacaaaaccggatacaacgcatcccttAACTTACAGAACCAGTACAAACTAGATCCCTCAACGGTTTTGACTCCAATTTTGTCCGACGgggcagctgactcagcgtgggacccacgtgggccccacacgtcagcacCTACTCacctttcccctcttctctttcgtttctctccttcctctcgctctctcttTGCTCTCACACGGGGACGGCCCTAGGGCTGCCGCCCACAGCGGCGCGCGCGAgttcgccggcctccccgctcACCTCGTGCGGGCCGGCCGGCAGGGCGAGGCAGGAAACGGGCGGCGGGGTGGcgtggcgacgcggcggcggcgggccgggcgCAGGCAGGCGCCGCGGGGATGGGCGCAGAGGTGGAAGCATGcgcgtgcggcggccggcggtgggagGAGCTGCGTGCGGGCGGATTCACGAACTTCATCACCCTGCCGTTGAGCGGGCCGGGGGCGGCGATGGTAGGGAACGGGTAGGGCGCCGAGTTGAGCAACTCGATCTCGGCCGTCGGCGACTAGGAGAAGTCGATGACGACGTCGAAGATCTCGGCCAGGGAGAGGAGGTTGGTGACGGTGTCCGGGGCCGAGAAGTACGACGCGTCGGAGCTGAAGACTTGGATGGGGAAGCTGTTAGAGAGGGAGACGTTGAAGTAGCGGGCGTTGATGGCGTTTAGGATGCGGAgacggtagcggcggcggtggacgacgaGAAACGGCCAGGCCTTGCCGTTGACGGTGATACCCTCGCCGAAGAACTCTGGCTGCCATGGCGCTGGAACGGGGAAGGACGGCCGGAGTGGCGGCTCGTTGGGGACGGCCTCGCGGATGAGCAACGGCCGGaaggacaacggcggcggcggcggcggcgacaacgcgTCGACCGGCcaactccctcctcgccgcctccatccccacTTCCCTCCCGCTGTCGCTGTCTCCGTCTTCCGCTCCTCCCTCGCCCCGGATGGGAGTTTCGTCGGAgtggcgtcctcctcctccacctcgccaccgccgtTCCCCTCCAGCTCCCCCTTCGCTCTACCCCTGTGGTCCCGCCACCGACGCCCCTCCCCGCTCGCGTGCGCCGACCTCGTCGACCGGGGTGACTTCAACGGGGCACGCCGCGACGCAAcaccgtgctcgccgccgccgacctcgtcgaGCGGGGTGACTTCGACGGGGACAAGAGAGGCCATGGTGACGCCCGACCGTGGCGTGCTCCTCTGCACCGGCGACCACGCCCACCGAACCGTCCTGTCGCGCCGCCCTGGCTGCtcttcgccggccaccgcccatggagagggaaggagagaggaagtgAGTTGATGGGGAGGGTAAGAAGTGGTGACGTGGACAGTCTGACACGCGGGTCCCATGcggactcagctgccacgtcggacaataccggggtcaaaaccaccgaaggacctaaattgaacggttttgtaacttgagggatgtcatatatctggttttgtggttgggggacgattttgtaactcgatgacaagttgagggaccttcggtgcactttttcTGTGAAAAAATTGTCCATTGCCAGGCCTCCTGGTCCTGATGGTTTTAATGGCCTTTTTGTCAAGAAGTGTTGGCCCATAATTTGTCAGGACTATTATAGGCTAGCTGCTGAGTTTCATTCGGGGCATCTTGCAGCGAGAGGTTGAAGTGGGCCTGGGCACGGTGTAGACTTCGAAGTCGTCGTCGACGAAGGCCACCATCTTCGTGAGGGTGGCGCCGATGGGCATGTCGCCGGCCAGAGGACGTCATCGAGGCCGTCGGGCGCctgccctccctcccccccccccccccccccccccgctgcCGCCCAGTTCCTCCTCTGCCGGCTGCCGCCCGCGCCCAGCTCCGCCCCGCTGGCCGAGCCCCGCTCCGCCCCCGACGACCGCACCCAGCTCCTCCCCCAGCTCCCCCGGCTGGGAGGACGGGCGCGGGAGGCCGTGCGGCGCTGCTGCCGCCTCGTCGCCCATCGCCCGTTGCTGGTCTCCCGCGCTCCCCCACCGGCCGGCTGCCCTGCatggggaggggaagaaggagagaggaagagagggaggggaagaaggggctggcatgtgggacccacgtgggtcccatgctgagtcagctgccacgctggataaaaccggagtcaaaaccgcctAGGAGTCTAATTTGCACCAGTTTCATAAGTTGGGGGacgcgttgtatccggttttacggttggaggacgattttgcaattcgatgacaagttgagggaccttgggtatACTTTTTCCAATCAGATTCGCTCACTAGTTAATGGAGTCGAAGTGGATTTATTCCAAATCAAAATCTCTTCCAGACCAAATAA
The sequence above is drawn from the Oryza glaberrima chromosome 10, OglaRS2, whole genome shotgun sequence genome and encodes:
- the LOC127753342 gene encoding uncharacterized protein LOC127753342, which produces MANHRRQWASWQTFHPVHPMEDLMPGGVRLPDPDEQPPDPIYAFLEVFEELYGDQFPPHVLLYDSGDPNGGDDMVESDDDVDGGGESLSAIVYGGGRLHPSRRPSVPPPEERPRGWMPYPVLPRAGGGHGDADAAAAEQGVEGEGPAGRVAAVLPRPRRRQARGVGGGGQPGALDRVPARPRRREEHLVVEVVRAAVRTVRRRRSLLRRRRHALRHGDLFHVLLPVIGLGTLCTSFNGRVINFSYRIISSIGTIELVAFCK